A genomic window from Triticum urartu cultivar G1812 chromosome 7, Tu2.1, whole genome shotgun sequence includes:
- the LOC125523776 gene encoding BTB/POZ and MATH domain-containing protein 3-like, translated as MSKRGRTTGLVARTTVVDSASLEFTVNYEQTKHLAIGKSVHSDYISAGGHDWKIHCYPRGWVKANNGRYLSIYLYCREPVTTVRAIFKANVMGRHGKPSPIAATSSVFVYSSKDDILWHGWSRFVKRVDLEAKCVIEGRVTFLCHILVMRDDPIPVPPPKIGSHLNSLINGMDIYGTDVSFTTNGETFHAHRAVLAARSPVFRAKFFGPEAGATSSNIVLDDIEPATFKVLLKFMYTDALPGDDRVGRSPPIETFHHLLAAADKYALHRLKLICARKLGENVSLDSIATTLDLAETNSCLELKTKCIDLLAADKDFNKVVLTESFVLLGQKFPALIAELRERVEA; from the exons A TGAGCAAGCGAGGCCGCACTACTGGTCTGGTGGCACGAACCACCGTGGTGGACTCTGCATCGCTTGAGTTCACAGTAAACTACGAGCAAACCAAGCACTTAGCCATCGGCAAGTCCGTCCACTCCGACTACATCTCCGCCGGTGGGCACGACTGGAAGATACATTGCTACCCGCGTGGGTGGGTGAAGGCCAACAATGGCAGGTATCTCTCTATCTACCTCTACTGCAGGGAACCCGTAACTACTGTCAGGGCCATATTCAAGGCCAATGTGATGGGCAGGCATGGCAAACCATCTCCGATAGCAGCAACGTCATCAGTTTTTGTGTATAGTAGCAAGGACGACATACTATGGCATGGGTGGTCTAGGTTCGTCAAGCGAGTAGATTTGGAGGCAAAATGTGTGATTGAAGGCCGAGTCACATTCCTCTGCCACATCTTGGTTATGCGTGACGACCCAATCCCCGTGCCACCCCCAAAAATAGGAAGTCATCTTAACAGCCTAATCAATGGAATGGACATTTACGGGACAGATGTGTCATTCACCACCAATGGTGAAACATTCCATGCGCATCGAGCAGTGCTTGCTGCCCGTTCTCCGGTTTTCAGAGCCAAGTTCTTCGGCCCGGAGGCTGGGGCCACATCTTCAAACATCGTCTTGGACGACATTGAGCCCGCGACGTTCAAAGTTTTGCTTAAGTTCATGTACACCGATGCCTTGCCTGGAGATGACAGGGTTGGGCGCTCTCCACCGATTGAGACGTTTCATCATCTGCTTGCCGCGGCGGACAAGTACGCACTGCATAGGTTGAAGCTTATCTGCGCCCGAAAGTTGGGGGAGAATGTGTCACTAGATTCCATTGCAACTACTCTAGATTTGGCAGAGACGAACAGCTGCCTGGAGTTGAAGACAAAGTGCATTGACTTATTAGCAGCTGACAAAGATTTCAACAAGGTTGTGTTAACTGAAAGTTTTGTGCTCTTGGGCCAAAAATTTCCGGCGCTTATTGCTGAGTTGAGAGAGAGGGTTGAGGCATAA